Proteins from one Piliocolobus tephrosceles isolate RC106 unplaced genomic scaffold, ASM277652v3 unscaffolded_417, whole genome shotgun sequence genomic window:
- the LOC111526938 gene encoding ATP-sensitive inward rectifier potassium channel 12 — MTAASRANPYSIVSSEEDGLHLVTMSGANGFGNGKVHTRRRCRNRFVKKNGQCNIEFANMDEKSQRYLADMFTTCVDIRWRYMLLIFSLAFLASWLLFGVIFWVIAVVHGDLEPAEGRGRTPCVMQVHGFMAAFLFSIETQTTIGYGLRCVTEECPVAVFMVVAQSIVGCIIDSFMIGAIMAKMARPKKRAQTLLFSHNAVVALRDGKLCLMWRVGNLRKSHIVEAHVRAQLIKPRVTEEGEYIPLDQIDIDVGFDKGLDRIFLVSPITILHEIDEASPLFGISRQDLETDDFEIVVILEGMVEATAMTTQARSSYLANEILWGHRFEPVLFEEKNQYKIDYSHFHKTYEVPSTPRCSAKDLVENKFLLPSANSFCYENELAFLSRDEEDEADGDQDGRSRDGLSPQARHDFDRLQAGSGALEQRPYRRESEI; from the coding sequence ATGACCGCAGCCAGCCGGGCCAACCCCTACAGCATTGTGTCATCGGAGGAGGACGGGCTGCACCTGGTCACCATGTCAGGCGCCAACGGCTTCGGCAACGGCAAGGTGCACACGCGGCGCAGGTGCCGCAACCGCTTCGTCAAGAAGAACGGCCAGTGCAACATTGAGTTCGCCAACATGGACGAGAAGTCACAGCGCTACCTGGCTGACATGTTCACCACCTGTGTGGACATCCGCTGGCGCTACATGCTGCTCATCTTCTCGCTGGCCTTCCTCGCCTCCTGGCTGCTGTTCGGCGTCATCTTCTGGGTCATCGCTGTGGTACACGGTGACCTGGAGCCGGCCGAGGGCCGCGGCCGCACGCCCTGTGTGATGCAGGTGCATGGCTTCATGGCGGCCTTCCTCTTCTCCATCGAGACGCAGACCACCATTGGCTACGGGCTACGCTGTGTGACGGAGGAGTGCCCGGTGGCCGTCTTCATGGTGGTGGCCCAGTCCATTGTGGGTTGTATCATCGACTCCTTCATGATCGGTGCCATCATGGCCAAGATGGCGAGGCCCAAGAAGCGGGCACAGACGCTGCTCTTCAGCCACAATGCCGTGGTGGCCCTGCGtgacggcaagctctgcctcatgtGGCGCGTGGGCAACCTGCGCAAGAGCCACATCGTGGAGGCCCATGTGCGCGCGCAGCTTATCAAGCCGCGGGTCACCGAGGAGGGCGAGTACATCCCGCTGGACCAGATCGACATCGATGTGGGCTTCGACAAGGGCCTGGACCGCATCTTTCTTGTGTCACCCATCACCATCCTGCACGAGATTGACGAGGCCAGCCCGCTGTTCGGCATCAGCCGGCAGGACCTGGAGACAGACGACTTTGAGATAGTGGTCATCCTGGAAGGCATGGTGGAGGCCACAGCCATGACCACCCAGGCCCGCAGCTCCTACCTGGCCAATGAGATCCTGTGGGGCCACCGCTTCGAGCCCGTGCTCTTTGAGGAGAAGAACCAGTACAAGATCGACTACTCGCACTTCCACAAGACCTATGAGGTGCCCTCTACGCCTCGCTGCAGCGCGAAGGATCTGGTGGAGAATAAGTTCCTGCTGCCCAGTGCCAACTCCTTCTGCTATGAGAACGAACTGGCCTTCCTGAGCCGTGACGAGGAGGATGAGGCAGACGGAGACCAGGACGGCCGAAGCCGGGACGGCCTCAGCCCCCAGGCCAGGCATGACTTTGACAGACTCCAGGCTGGCAGCGGGGCCCTGGAGCAGCGGCCCTACAGAAGGGAGTCAGAGATCTGA